A window of the Garra rufa chromosome 10, GarRuf1.0, whole genome shotgun sequence genome harbors these coding sequences:
- the ptbp2b gene encoding polypyrimidine tract-binding protein 2b isoform X2, whose product MDGIASDVAVGVKRSSDELLSGSLYNSPNSSVTANGSDSKKLRVEDSMDSPPSRVIHIRKLPNEVSETEVIALGLPFGKVTNILMLKGKNQAFLELGTEEAAVTMVNYYTAVTPQVRNVPVFIQYSNHKELKTDSALNQRAQAVLQAVSAVQEGGSPSSAAGESVLTPAPSPVLRIIIDNMFYPVTLDVLQQIFSKFGTVMKIITFTKNNQFQALLQFSDPVNAQQAKLSLDGQNIYNSCCTLRIDFSKLVNLNVKYNNDKSRDYTRPELPAGDGQPAVDPSVAATLSKDSTSLLGAISPLSAAAAAAAAAGRVALSGHSGPGGVLLVSNLNEEMVTPQSLFTLFGVYGDVQRVKILYNKKDSALIQMSDGNQAQLAMSHLNGQKMYGKIIRVTLSKHQTVQLPREGLDDQGLTKDFTSSPLHRFKKPGSKNFQNIFPPSATLHLSNIPENVTEEDLRLLFSNSGGTVKAFKFFQDRKMALLQMSTVEEAIQTLIDLHNYDMGRGHRLRVSFSKSTI is encoded by the exons ATGGACGG CATTGCAAGTGATGTTGCAGTTGGTGTGAAG AGAAGCTCAGATGAATTGCTGTCTGGCAGTCTGTACAACAGTCCAAACTCTTCAGTCACTG CTAATGGAAGTGACAGTAAGAAACTGAGGGTGGAGGACAGCATGGATAGCCCACCATCCAGAGTCATTCATATCCGGAAACTCCCCAACGAGGTTTCCGAAACTGAGGTTATCGCCCTGGGGTTGCCCTTTGGAAAAGTCACTAATATCCTGATGCTTAAAGGCAAAAATCAG GCATTTTTGGAGCTGGGAACAGAGGAAGCAGCTGTTACCATGGTGAACTACTACACAGCTGTTACACCCCAAGTGCGCAATGTCCCAGTGTTTATTCAGTACTCCAACCACAAAGAGCTCAAGACTGACAGTGCGCTTAACCAG CGAGCTCAGGCAGTGCTGCAGGCGGTGTCCGCGGTCCAGGAGGGTGGCTCTCCAAGCTCGGCGGCCGGGGAGAGTGTGTTAACGCCTGCCCCCAGCCCGGTACTGCGAATAATCATCGACAACATGTTCTACCCAGTCACCCTGGACGTCCTCCAACAG ATATTCTCCAAGTTTGGGACCGTCATGAAGATAATCACATTTACCAAAAATAATCAGTTCCAGGCTCTTCTGCAGTTCAGTGACCCAGTAAATGCCCAGCAGGCCAAACTG TCCTTGGATGGCCAGAACATATACAACTCCTGCTGCACTTTGCGTATCGACTTCTCCAAGCTGGTCAACCTGAACGTAAAATATAACAACGACAAAAGCCGGGATTACACCCGGCCCGAGCTGCCCGCGGGAGACGGTCAACCAGCCGTGGACCCGTCTGTGGCCGCCACTCTCAGCAAAGATTCCACCTCCTTGCTCG GGGCCATCAGCCCCCTGAGTGCAGCAGCGGCAGCGGCGGCAGCAGCAGGAAGGGTGGCGTTGTCTGGACATTCGGGTCCCGGCGGAGTGCTCCTAGTCAGCAACCTCAATGAAGAG ATGGTTACGCCCCAAAGTCTGTTTACCCTCTTCG GTGTCTACGGTGACGTGCAGCGCGTGAAGATCCTTTACAATAAGAAGGACAGTGCTCTAATCCAGATGTCTGATGGAAATCAAGCCCAGTTAG CCATGAGCCATCTAAATGGGCAGAAGATGTATGGCAAGATCATTCGTGTGACCCTCTCTAAACACCAGACCGTACAGCTGCCCAGGGAAGGTTTAGATGATCAGGGTCTGACCAAGGACTTCACCAGTTCTCCTCTACATCGCTTTAAGAAGCCTGGGTCTAAGAACTTCCAGAACATCTTCCCCCCTTCAGCCACACTCCATCTCTCTAACATACC TGAGAATGTGACAGAAGAGGATTTACGACTGCTCTTCTCAAATTCCGGCGGTACAGTGAAAGCGTTCAAGTTTTTCCA agATCGCAAAATGGCTCTCCTGCAGATGTCCACAGTGGAGGAAGCGATTCAGACGCTCATCGACCTTCACAACTATGACATGGGCCGTGGCCACCGCCTGAGAGTGTCCTTCTCAAAGTCCACCATCTGA
- the ptbp2b gene encoding polypyrimidine tract-binding protein 2b isoform X1 encodes MDGIASDVAVGVKRSSDELLSGSLYNSPNSSVTANGSDSKKLRVEDSMDSPPSRVIHIRKLPNEVSETEVIALGLPFGKVTNILMLKGKNQAFLELGTEEAAVTMVNYYTAVTPQVRNVPVFIQYSNHKELKTDSALNQRAQAVLQAVSAVQEGGSPSSAAGESVLTPAPSPVLRIIIDNMFYPVTLDVLQQIFSKFGTVMKIITFTKNNQFQALLQFSDPVNAQQAKLSLDGQNIYNSCCTLRIDFSKLVNLNVKYNNDKSRDYTRPELPAGDGQPAVDPSVAATLSKDSTSLLGTPSGMVTSYSSGGGFPSSLGAISPLSAAAAAAAAAGRVALSGHSGPGGVLLVSNLNEEMVTPQSLFTLFGVYGDVQRVKILYNKKDSALIQMSDGNQAQLAMSHLNGQKMYGKIIRVTLSKHQTVQLPREGLDDQGLTKDFTSSPLHRFKKPGSKNFQNIFPPSATLHLSNIPENVTEEDLRLLFSNSGGTVKAFKFFQDRKMALLQMSTVEEAIQTLIDLHNYDMGRGHRLRVSFSKSTI; translated from the exons ATGGACGG CATTGCAAGTGATGTTGCAGTTGGTGTGAAG AGAAGCTCAGATGAATTGCTGTCTGGCAGTCTGTACAACAGTCCAAACTCTTCAGTCACTG CTAATGGAAGTGACAGTAAGAAACTGAGGGTGGAGGACAGCATGGATAGCCCACCATCCAGAGTCATTCATATCCGGAAACTCCCCAACGAGGTTTCCGAAACTGAGGTTATCGCCCTGGGGTTGCCCTTTGGAAAAGTCACTAATATCCTGATGCTTAAAGGCAAAAATCAG GCATTTTTGGAGCTGGGAACAGAGGAAGCAGCTGTTACCATGGTGAACTACTACACAGCTGTTACACCCCAAGTGCGCAATGTCCCAGTGTTTATTCAGTACTCCAACCACAAAGAGCTCAAGACTGACAGTGCGCTTAACCAG CGAGCTCAGGCAGTGCTGCAGGCGGTGTCCGCGGTCCAGGAGGGTGGCTCTCCAAGCTCGGCGGCCGGGGAGAGTGTGTTAACGCCTGCCCCCAGCCCGGTACTGCGAATAATCATCGACAACATGTTCTACCCAGTCACCCTGGACGTCCTCCAACAG ATATTCTCCAAGTTTGGGACCGTCATGAAGATAATCACATTTACCAAAAATAATCAGTTCCAGGCTCTTCTGCAGTTCAGTGACCCAGTAAATGCCCAGCAGGCCAAACTG TCCTTGGATGGCCAGAACATATACAACTCCTGCTGCACTTTGCGTATCGACTTCTCCAAGCTGGTCAACCTGAACGTAAAATATAACAACGACAAAAGCCGGGATTACACCCGGCCCGAGCTGCCCGCGGGAGACGGTCAACCAGCCGTGGACCCGTCTGTGGCCGCCACTCTCAGCAAAGATTCCACCTCCTTGCTCG GTACTCCCTCTGGAATGGTAACTTCCTACTCTAGTGGTGGAGGGTTTCCATCTTCTCTAG GGGCCATCAGCCCCCTGAGTGCAGCAGCGGCAGCGGCGGCAGCAGCAGGAAGGGTGGCGTTGTCTGGACATTCGGGTCCCGGCGGAGTGCTCCTAGTCAGCAACCTCAATGAAGAG ATGGTTACGCCCCAAAGTCTGTTTACCCTCTTCG GTGTCTACGGTGACGTGCAGCGCGTGAAGATCCTTTACAATAAGAAGGACAGTGCTCTAATCCAGATGTCTGATGGAAATCAAGCCCAGTTAG CCATGAGCCATCTAAATGGGCAGAAGATGTATGGCAAGATCATTCGTGTGACCCTCTCTAAACACCAGACCGTACAGCTGCCCAGGGAAGGTTTAGATGATCAGGGTCTGACCAAGGACTTCACCAGTTCTCCTCTACATCGCTTTAAGAAGCCTGGGTCTAAGAACTTCCAGAACATCTTCCCCCCTTCAGCCACACTCCATCTCTCTAACATACC TGAGAATGTGACAGAAGAGGATTTACGACTGCTCTTCTCAAATTCCGGCGGTACAGTGAAAGCGTTCAAGTTTTTCCA agATCGCAAAATGGCTCTCCTGCAGATGTCCACAGTGGAGGAAGCGATTCAGACGCTCATCGACCTTCACAACTATGACATGGGCCGTGGCCACCGCCTGAGAGTGTCCTTCTCAAAGTCCACCATCTGA